The proteins below come from a single Solea solea chromosome 6, fSolSol10.1, whole genome shotgun sequence genomic window:
- the rrp9 gene encoding U3 small nucleolar RNA-interacting protein 2 isoform X2, protein MSSFFIKSKVNPKLSKQGKNTAAIKRKGDGDSGAKSKMRAKKPSSKYNEEISSDSEPESSKVPRKRQPKEDNDYAETPQEKKLRLAKLYLEQLKDAEEKNAEDEDFETDLVAGKLEEEVLEQKGKLQRLIAKDLIEPDASEIRVLRGHKLPITCLVISPDDKHIFSASKDCSIIKWDVEIGKKMHTIPGGRKGTEDRHVGHTAHILCMTISSDGKYLATGDMNKLIMIWEAETCKHLYKFTGHKGPVSGLSFRKGSHDLYSASHDRSIKVWNVAENAYVETLFGHQDSITGLDCLSRERCVTAGGRDRSVRVWKIAEESQLVFHGHEGSIDCIQLINEEHMITGADDGSVALWSVNKKKPLCIVKQAHGCHGDTEAKQPHWVASVAALQNSDTVASGSHNSQVQLWKCGQYYRGLQRLFSVPVSGFINSLKFSSSGQFLVAGVGQEHRLGRWWRLKEAKNGIYIIPLKRKSPNPEEAKVDE, encoded by the exons ATGTCGTCTTTTTTCATAAAGTCAAAAGTAAATCCCAAACTATCAAAACAGGGGAAAAATACAGCGGCAATCAAACGAAAG GGTGATGGAGATTCCGGTGCTAAGAGCAAAATGCGAGCGAAAAAACCCAGCTCCAAATATAACGAAGAAATTTCCAGCGACTCTGAGCCAGAGAG TTCTAAAGTGCCCAGGAAGAGGCAGCCCAAGGAGGACAACGATTATGCGGAAACGCCACAAGAGAAGAAGCTCAGATTGGCCAAACTTTACCTGGAACAGCTGAAGGACGCAG AGGAGAAGAACGCTGAAGACGAGGACTTCGAGACTGATCTGGTTGCAGGAAAACTTGAAGAAGAAGTG CTTGAACAGAAAGGAAAACTTCAGCGACTTATTGCCAAAGAT CTCATAGAGCCAGATGCTTCAGAGATACGAGTTTTACGAGGACACAAACTTCCAATCACCTGTCTGGTCATATCTCCTGATGACAAGCACATCTTCTCTGCATCCAAAGACTGCTCCATCATTAAGT GGGATGTTGAGATTGGCAAGAAAATGCACACAATACCTGGTGGAAGGAAAGGCACAGAGGATCGGCACGTTGGACACACCGCTCACATCCTATGCATGACCATATCATCAGACGGAAAATACTTA GCGACCGGAGACATGAACAAACTGATCATGATTTGGGAGGCAGAAACCTGCAAACATCTTTATAAATTCACAGGACACAAAGGCCCAGTGTCG ggTCTCTCGTTCAGGAAGGGATCTCATGATCTGTACAGTGCGTCTCATGACCGTTCCATCAAGGTCTGGAACGTGGCCGAAAACGCATATGTGGAAACTCT GTTTGGACATCAGGATTCCATCACAGGGCTGGACTGTTTAAGCCGCGAACGCTGTGTGACGGCGGGAGGACGCGATCGTTCTGTGAGGGTGTGGAAGATAGCCGAGGAGTCTCAGCTCGTCTTCCACGGCCACGA agGTTCAATCGATTGTATCCAACTCATAAATGAGGAGCACATGATAACGGGAGCCGATGACGG GTCAGTGGCTCTTTGGAGCGTGAACAAGAAGAAGCCTCTGTGCATCGTAAAGCAGGCTCATGGTTGCCATGGCGATACGGAGGCGAAGCAGCCTCACTGGGTGGCTTCAGTCGCGGCACTTCAGAACTCGGATACCGTAGCTTCAG GTTCACACAACTCACAGGTGCAGCTCTGGAAGTGTGGCCAGTATTACCGTGGTCTGCAGCGTCTCTTCAGCGTCCCCGTG TCTGGTTTCATCAACAGCCTGAAGTTCTCCAGCAGCGGTCAGTTCTTGGTGGCAGGAGTCGGACAAGAGCACAG GTTGGGTCGATGGTGGAGACTTAAAGAGGCCAAGAATGGGATCTACATTATTCCTCTCAAAAGGAAGTCTCCTAATCCGGAGGAAGCTAAGGTGGACGAATGA
- the rrp9 gene encoding U3 small nucleolar RNA-interacting protein 2 isoform X1, which yields MSSFFIKSKVNPKLSKQGKNTAAIKRKGDGDSGAKSKMRAKKPSSKYNEEISSDSEPESSKVPRKRQPKEDNDYAETPQEKKLRLAKLYLEQLKDAEEKNAEDEDFETDLVAGKLEEEVLEQKGKLQRLIAKDLIEPDASEIRVLRGHKLPITCLVISPDDKHIFSASKDCSIIKWDVEIGKKMHTIPGGRKGTEDRHVGHTAHILCMTISSDGKYLATGDMNKLIMIWEAETCKHLYKFTGHKGPVSGLSFRKGSHDLYSASHDRSIKVWNVAENAYVETLFGHQDSITGLDCLSRERCVTAGGRDRSVRVWKIAEESQLVFHGHEGSIDCIQLINEEHMITGADDGSVALWSVNKKKPLCIVKQAHGCHGDTEAKQPHWVASVAALQNSDTVASGASGCSHNSQVQLWKCGQYYRGLQRLFSVPVSGFINSLKFSSSGQFLVAGVGQEHRLGRWWRLKEAKNGIYIIPLKRKSPNPEEAKVDE from the exons ATGTCGTCTTTTTTCATAAAGTCAAAAGTAAATCCCAAACTATCAAAACAGGGGAAAAATACAGCGGCAATCAAACGAAAG GGTGATGGAGATTCCGGTGCTAAGAGCAAAATGCGAGCGAAAAAACCCAGCTCCAAATATAACGAAGAAATTTCCAGCGACTCTGAGCCAGAGAG TTCTAAAGTGCCCAGGAAGAGGCAGCCCAAGGAGGACAACGATTATGCGGAAACGCCACAAGAGAAGAAGCTCAGATTGGCCAAACTTTACCTGGAACAGCTGAAGGACGCAG AGGAGAAGAACGCTGAAGACGAGGACTTCGAGACTGATCTGGTTGCAGGAAAACTTGAAGAAGAAGTG CTTGAACAGAAAGGAAAACTTCAGCGACTTATTGCCAAAGAT CTCATAGAGCCAGATGCTTCAGAGATACGAGTTTTACGAGGACACAAACTTCCAATCACCTGTCTGGTCATATCTCCTGATGACAAGCACATCTTCTCTGCATCCAAAGACTGCTCCATCATTAAGT GGGATGTTGAGATTGGCAAGAAAATGCACACAATACCTGGTGGAAGGAAAGGCACAGAGGATCGGCACGTTGGACACACCGCTCACATCCTATGCATGACCATATCATCAGACGGAAAATACTTA GCGACCGGAGACATGAACAAACTGATCATGATTTGGGAGGCAGAAACCTGCAAACATCTTTATAAATTCACAGGACACAAAGGCCCAGTGTCG ggTCTCTCGTTCAGGAAGGGATCTCATGATCTGTACAGTGCGTCTCATGACCGTTCCATCAAGGTCTGGAACGTGGCCGAAAACGCATATGTGGAAACTCT GTTTGGACATCAGGATTCCATCACAGGGCTGGACTGTTTAAGCCGCGAACGCTGTGTGACGGCGGGAGGACGCGATCGTTCTGTGAGGGTGTGGAAGATAGCCGAGGAGTCTCAGCTCGTCTTCCACGGCCACGA agGTTCAATCGATTGTATCCAACTCATAAATGAGGAGCACATGATAACGGGAGCCGATGACGG GTCAGTGGCTCTTTGGAGCGTGAACAAGAAGAAGCCTCTGTGCATCGTAAAGCAGGCTCATGGTTGCCATGGCGATACGGAGGCGAAGCAGCCTCACTGGGTGGCTTCAGTCGCGGCACTTCAGAACTCGGATACCGTAGCTTCAGGTGCCTCTGGCT GTTCACACAACTCACAGGTGCAGCTCTGGAAGTGTGGCCAGTATTACCGTGGTCTGCAGCGTCTCTTCAGCGTCCCCGTG TCTGGTTTCATCAACAGCCTGAAGTTCTCCAGCAGCGGTCAGTTCTTGGTGGCAGGAGTCGGACAAGAGCACAG GTTGGGTCGATGGTGGAGACTTAAAGAGGCCAAGAATGGGATCTACATTATTCCTCTCAAAAGGAAGTCTCCTAATCCGGAGGAAGCTAAGGTGGACGAATGA